ATGTGCTTGAGCGCATGCGTCGGACATACACGCGAGAAGAATATTTGGATTTGATTGGCCGTGCCCGCAAAATTGTACCCGGTATTGCGTTTTCTACAGATATTATCGCCGGCTTCTGTGGCGAAACGGAAGCCCAGCACCAGGATACGCTTTCGTTGATGCGCGAAGTACGCTACGACCACGCATTCATGTTTATCTATTCCGAGCGGCCGACAACTTATGCCGCCCGCAAGTATGAAGATGACATCCCACTGGAAGTAAAAAAACGCCGGCTCAGCGAAATTATCTCGCTTCAGACCAGCATCGCGCTTGAACTGAACAAAGCGGAAATTGGCCGCGAACACACCGTGCTGGTAGAAGGCTTGAGTAAGCGAAGCGACGCACAGCTTTGCGGCCGAACCGACACCAACAAAATGGCCATCTTCGACAAAAATGGCTTTGAAAAGGGACAATACGTAAAGGTCCGCGTCACCGACTGTACATCTGCAACCCTGCTCGCTGCACATGGATAGAGATTCTGTTCAGGAAAGATTTGGCATAATTGGAAATTCTGCTGCACTCCACCACGTCATCGACCAGATGCGCCTGGTAGCGCGTACCGATGTAAATGTGTTGGTGCAGGGAGAAAGTGGGGTAGGCAAGGAGGTAATCGCAAAAGCGATCCACGCGATGAGTGCCCGCCGGCACAAGCCGTTGATCATTGTAAACTGTGGTGCTATCCCCGAAGGCCTGATCGAATCTGAACTGTTTGGTGCAGAAAAAGGCGCATACACCGGTGCCGTAGAACGGCGTAGTGGGCATTTCGAAGAAGCAGATGGTGGGAGCATTTTTCTCGATGAGCTCGGTGAAATGCCATTGGCTGCCCAGGTTCGCCTGCTGCGCGTGCTCGAAACCGGTGAGTACAGCCGGGTTGGCTCTTCTGTTGTCAAGCAAACAGATACCCGCGTCATTGCAGCAACGAACAAAGACCTTGCACGCGAAGTACAGGCCAATCGATTTCGGGAAGACCTCTACTACCGCATTTCTACTGTAGAAATCAAAATTCCCCCCTTGCGGGAGCGCGTAGAAGATATCCTACCATTGGTAGACACCTTTCTGCATGAGTTTACCCAAAAGTACAACTCGCCAGCTAAAAAGCTGACCCAGGAAGCGCGCCAGATGCTTACCCGGTATCGGTGGCCCGGCAATGTGCGTGAACTCCGCAACCTTACCCAGCAGATTGTGGTGCTGGTCCCTAAAACAGAGGTAGATGTCGATGACATCACTTCGTTTATGCGGGGGGTCACGGCAGCCGGCGCGTCCAATGAATTGATTCTATCATCGTCGTCGGGCCGGACAGGCTGGCAAGATGGAGAGGACGGCGTGGCCGGCGCCAAAGAACGCGAACTGATCTACCGCGCCCTCCTCGAAATGCGGCTGGAGCTGCGCGAAATGAAAGAGCTCTTGCGGGGCAATACCGCGCGGCCGCATCGACCTGATACAGCGCAACCGCTGCATACTCCAGAGTTTGACGATGGGGCGCCGCCGTATTTTATCGAGCGGATAGAAAGCGAAAAACCATTGTTGCCGCCCGTGCAGGAAGCCAGCTACGAAATCGA
This window of the Bacteroidota bacterium genome carries:
- a CDS encoding sigma-54 dependent transcriptional regulator, producing MDRDSVQERFGIIGNSAALHHVIDQMRLVARTDVNVLVQGESGVGKEVIAKAIHAMSARRHKPLIIVNCGAIPEGLIESELFGAEKGAYTGAVERRSGHFEEADGGSIFLDELGEMPLAAQVRLLRVLETGEYSRVGSSVVKQTDTRVIAATNKDLAREVQANRFREDLYYRISTVEIKIPPLRERVEDILPLVDTFLHEFTQKYNSPAKKLTQEARQMLTRYRWPGNVRELRNLTQQIVVLVPKTEVDVDDITSFMRGVTAAGASNELILSSSSGRTGWQDGEDGVAGAKERELIYRALLEMRLELREMKELLRGNTARPHRPDTAQPLHTPEFDDGAPPYFIERIESEKPLLPPVQEASYEIESLDGMEVTATEEEVNKPVFPTLESAERQLISDALKYYNGNRRQTARSLGISERTLYRKLKEIEEEL